The proteins below are encoded in one region of Solenopsis invicta isolate M01_SB chromosome 8, UNIL_Sinv_3.0, whole genome shotgun sequence:
- the LOC105193318 gene encoding uncharacterized protein LOC105193318 — protein sequence MCNDGKRKLDYIDQCTIIDKASDISVNQSNSEIADITNNTLLIDQLKTQNDEASQLIIHLEHEHNANLNKVTMMLSAIEQMESKIYCMKQFMKTRTSSSGRRWKNYYAKVRKMESCNF from the exons ATGTGTAATGATGGTAAAAGAAAGCTGGATTATATTGATCAG TGCACAATTATTGATAAAGCTTCAGACATTTCTGTAAATCAATCTAATTCTGAAATTGctgatattacaaataatacattGCTCATCGATCAGCTAAAAACTCAAAATGATGAAGCTTCACAATTAATCATCCATCTGGAACATGAGCATAATGCAAACCTAAATAAAGTGACAATGATGCTTTCTGCTATTGAACAAATGGAGAGTAAGATATATTGTATGAAGCAATTCATGAAAACTAGGACAAGTTCAAGTGGACGACGATGGAAAAACTATTATGCCAAAGTACGAAAGATGgaatcttgtaatttttaa